The proteins below come from a single Chryseobacterium capnotolerans genomic window:
- the eno gene encoding phosphopyruvate hydratase, which produces MSAISYIEARQILDSRGNPTIEVDVFTENGAMGRAAVPSGASTGEHEAVELRDGGSEYQGKGVLKAVENVKEVIAENLVGQPVFEQNYIDQIMRDLDGTPNKGNLGANAILGVSLAVARAAAAELGMPLYKYVGGVNANTLPVPMMNVINGGSHSDAPIAFQEFMIMPVKADSFSHALRKGTEIFHNLKSILKGRGLSTAVGDEGGFAPTFNGTEDALDTLLQAIEKAGYKPGDDIMLALDCAASEFYKDGTYDYRKFEGDKGAHRSREEQVSYLAELAAKYPIISIEDGMQEDDWEGWKMLTDKIGDRVQLVGDDLFVTNVDRLSRGVKEGIANSILVKVNQIGSLSETMAAVQMAQNNKFTSVMSHRSGETEDSTIADLAVAMNCGQIKTGSASRSDRMAKYNQLLRIEEALGETAIFPGLEAFKIKR; this is translated from the coding sequence ATGAGTGCAATTTCTTACATAGAAGCAAGACAAATTTTAGATTCCAGAGGTAATCCTACCATTGAAGTGGATGTATTTACAGAAAACGGTGCTATGGGTCGTGCAGCTGTTCCTTCAGGAGCATCTACAGGAGAACATGAGGCTGTAGAATTACGTGACGGAGGTTCAGAATACCAGGGAAAGGGAGTTTTGAAAGCTGTTGAAAATGTAAAAGAAGTAATTGCAGAGAATTTAGTTGGTCAGCCGGTTTTTGAACAAAACTATATCGATCAGATTATGCGTGACCTTGACGGAACGCCTAACAAAGGAAATCTTGGTGCTAATGCAATTCTAGGAGTTTCTTTAGCTGTAGCAAGAGCTGCTGCTGCTGAGCTTGGAATGCCTTTATACAAATATGTAGGTGGGGTAAACGCAAATACACTTCCTGTTCCAATGATGAATGTAATTAACGGTGGATCTCACTCTGATGCACCTATCGCATTCCAGGAATTTATGATTATGCCAGTAAAAGCTGATTCTTTCTCTCACGCATTGAGAAAAGGAACAGAAATTTTCCACAACCTGAAATCTATCCTTAAAGGAAGAGGTCTTTCTACAGCAGTAGGAGACGAAGGAGGTTTTGCTCCAACGTTCAACGGAACTGAAGATGCTTTGGATACTTTACTTCAGGCAATCGAAAAAGCAGGTTATAAGCCTGGTGACGACATTATGTTGGCATTAGACTGTGCTGCTTCAGAATTCTATAAAGACGGAACTTACGATTACAGAAAATTCGAAGGAGATAAAGGAGCTCATAGATCAAGAGAAGAACAGGTTTCTTACCTTGCAGAATTAGCAGCTAAATATCCAATCATCTCTATCGAAGACGGTATGCAGGAAGATGACTGGGAAGGATGGAAAATGTTAACTGATAAAATCGGTGACAGAGTACAGTTAGTAGGAGATGATTTATTTGTAACCAACGTTGACAGATTATCAAGAGGAGTAAAAGAAGGAATTGCAAACTCAATCCTTGTAAAAGTAAACCAGATTGGTTCTCTTTCTGAAACAATGGCAGCAGTACAGATGGCTCAGAACAACAAATTCACATCAGTAATGTCTCACAGATCAGGAGAAACTGAAGATTCTACCATTGCTGATTTAGCAGTTGCCATGAACTGTGGTCAAATCAAAACAGGTTCAGCTTCAAGATCAGACAGAATGGCAAAATACAACCAATTGTTGAGAATTGAAGAAGCTCTTGGTGAAACTGCAATTTTCCCAGGATTAGAAGCATTCAAAATAAAAAGATAA
- a CDS encoding YEATS-associated helix-containing protein, with amino-acid sequence MYLIDILKIMFVTGILGGIVNYYSDTNKVTETQVKKRPVLECLLLGIAATLIVPLFLKIADSKLIENIQIPAENLIKKNKAEIHLYNVYNKIDSTGKTIKVDTIKNSSPIANQKGSVKQNEKLYTETAARDYLLWIAYCMLAAAAGMRFIDLLINKFLTQEYINKVEEAKNVAVHEKENLEGEIAKKDEKKIQHIIANERLEFETVSEGSKTDGKIMSDIILPKLPPITNPDDPQKGRFGGRNHMNGRTLSVSYRDSNIPGFLDLIIRVTADHQENKLKGYLYLFLHDSFPKSLIKIEAEGKTEVSYDVVSYGAFTIGAIVDNGTTYLECDITELKHFPDDFRNR; translated from the coding sequence ATGTATTTAATAGATATTTTAAAGATCATGTTCGTTACGGGCATTTTAGGAGGGATTGTTAATTATTATTCCGATACCAATAAAGTAACCGAAACCCAAGTGAAAAAAAGGCCTGTTCTGGAATGTTTATTATTGGGTATTGCTGCAACCCTTATTGTTCCTTTATTTTTAAAAATTGCAGATAGTAAACTCATTGAAAACATTCAGATTCCTGCTGAAAATTTAATTAAAAAAAATAAAGCGGAAATTCACTTGTATAATGTATATAATAAAATAGATAGCACCGGAAAGACAATAAAAGTAGATACTATAAAAAATAGCAGTCCAATTGCTAACCAAAAGGGATCTGTAAAGCAGAATGAGAAACTGTATACAGAAACTGCAGCAAGAGATTATCTTTTATGGATTGCCTATTGTATGCTGGCAGCAGCAGCAGGAATGAGATTTATAGACCTGCTAATTAATAAATTTTTGACACAGGAATATATCAACAAAGTAGAAGAAGCCAAAAATGTTGCAGTGCATGAGAAAGAAAATCTGGAAGGTGAAATCGCAAAAAAAGATGAAAAGAAAATTCAACACATTATAGCGAATGAGAGATTAGAGTTTGAAACCGTATCAGAAGGGTCTAAAACCGATGGAAAGATAATGTCAGACATCATTCTACCAAAGCTTCCTCCTATAACTAATCCCGATGATCCTCAAAAAGGGAGATTTGGTGGGAGAAATCATATGAATGGGCGTACTCTTTCTGTTAGCTATCGGGACTCCAATATCCCAGGGTTTCTTGACTTGATTATTCGGGTTACTGCGGACCATCAGGAAAATAAACTGAAAGGATATCTATATCTTTTTCTGCATGATTCATTTCCTAAATCTTTAATTAAAATTGAAGCTGAAGGGAAAACAGAAGTTTCTTATGATGTAGTTTCGTATGGAGCCTTTACAATAGGGGCAATTGTAGATAACGGAACTACCTATCTGGAATGTGATATCACAGAATTAAAACATTTTCCGGACGATTTTAGAAACAGATAG
- a CDS encoding sensor histidine kinase, producing MYNRKQLLYLKEQQLKEAEYQNQLLQKELEQQKSIEKERERISHDMHDDLGAGISALKLQAEFLKYKIEDSGLQNDIDELLKTSEEMNISMREMLWSLNSGNDTLGSFVDYAILYTGNFLKKTKVKLHSECEDIISDTPISTELRRNLFLCLKEAVNNVYKHSQADNLKLSFSQNQNDFFMKIQDNGIGIPDGQSEGNGLRNMKRRMNEAEGACKILYKSSGTCLTFEVRL from the coding sequence GTGTATAATCGTAAACAGCTTCTATATTTAAAAGAGCAACAACTCAAAGAAGCGGAATACCAGAACCAGCTTCTCCAGAAAGAACTAGAACAACAAAAGTCTATTGAGAAGGAAAGAGAGCGGATCTCCCATGATATGCACGATGATCTTGGTGCAGGGATTTCTGCATTAAAACTTCAGGCTGAGTTTTTAAAATATAAAATTGAAGACAGTGGACTTCAGAATGACATAGATGAATTGCTGAAAACCTCTGAAGAAATGAATATCTCTATGCGGGAAATGCTTTGGAGCTTAAATTCAGGAAATGATACACTAGGAAGCTTTGTTGATTATGCGATATTATATACTGGAAATTTTTTAAAGAAAACAAAAGTAAAACTTCATTCAGAATGTGAAGATATTATTTCTGATACTCCTATTTCTACAGAGCTGAGACGTAATCTGTTTTTATGCTTAAAAGAAGCAGTTAATAACGTGTATAAACATAGCCAGGCAGATAATTTAAAACTTTCATTTTCTCAAAATCAGAATGATTTTTTTATGAAAATTCAGGATAATGGAATCGGTATTCCGGATGGACAATCCGAAGGAAACGGACTCCGGAATATGAAACGAAGGATGAATGAAGCAGAAGGAGCGTGTAAGATCCTATACAAAAGCTCAGGAACTTGCCTGACTTTTGAAGTAAGACTTTAA
- a CDS encoding response regulator transcription factor, with product MCTSFEDDEKIFNSLKAGAMGYLVKGESMDKILSSIRDVYNGGAPMSFSIARKVLQHFEKKLPEIKGFDELTDREKEILELLSQGLLYKEIADKSCISMDTVKKHVGNIYRKLHVNNKVEAINKFNHFKN from the coding sequence ATGTGTACCAGTTTTGAAGATGATGAGAAGATCTTTAATTCTTTAAAAGCCGGTGCAATGGGATATCTTGTGAAAGGAGAAAGCATGGATAAAATACTTTCTTCTATCAGGGATGTGTATAACGGTGGTGCTCCTATGAGTTTTTCTATTGCCCGAAAAGTCTTGCAGCATTTTGAAAAAAAACTTCCTGAGATTAAAGGTTTCGATGAACTTACAGACCGGGAAAAGGAAATTCTTGAGCTTCTTTCACAGGGACTTCTATACAAAGAAATTGCTGATAAAAGCTGCATCAGTATGGATACTGTGAAAAAACATGTCGGAAATATTTATCGAAAACTCCACGTCAATAATAAAGTGGAGGCTATTAATAAATTTAACCATTTTAAAAACTAA
- a CDS encoding response regulator produces MSISIAIVEDEKNYNNALKKVINYQQDMKVVAQFFDGNDALKNLPDISPNVVMMDIQLQNMLGIEIIEKLKKICPKPSSSCVPVLKMMRRSLIL; encoded by the coding sequence ATGAGCATTTCCATCGCCATAGTAGAAGACGAAAAGAACTACAACAATGCGTTGAAGAAGGTGATCAATTATCAGCAGGATATGAAAGTTGTTGCCCAGTTCTTTGATGGTAATGATGCCTTAAAAAACCTTCCAGATATTTCTCCCAATGTTGTCATGATGGATATTCAGCTCCAGAATATGCTTGGCATTGAAATCATTGAAAAACTCAAAAAGATATGCCCGAAACCCAGTTCATCATGTGTACCAGTTTTGAAGATGATGAGAAGATCTTTAATTCTTTAA